In Neptuniibacter halophilus, the genomic stretch AAACCAGCTCACCCTGATCTTGTTAGGGCTGGCACTGTTTCTGGTGTTTGTGGTGATGGCGATTCAGTATGAATCGCTGCGTAATCCGCTGATTATCATCTTTGGTGTTCCCTTCTGCGCCATCGGCGTGGCACTGGGCATTGAATTGCTGGCCGTGCCCCTGTCGATGCCAGTCTGGCTCGGCATGATCATGCTCACCGGGATTGTGGTTAATAACGCCATTCTGATGGTGGAGTATATTGAGATCGCCCGTCAGCAACGTAAGCTCGGTCTGCGTTCAGCCATTCTGACCGCCGCCCGGTTACGCCTGAGACCGGTGATTATGACCACCCTGAGTACCGTCGCCGGGATGTTCCCACTGGCCCTGGGCTGGGGCGACGGTGCTGAGATGTTACAGCCGCTGGCCATCACCGTAGTCTGGGGCCTGAGCTTTTCCCTGCTGGTAAGCCTGCTCCTGATTCCGGTGGTGTACCAGTTGGTCAACCGCCACCAGGCCCCGAAATAACTGCACCCACATCGGCCCGGGGCGAGCGTCCTACCGCCGGCTCAATTCCTGTACGAGGCGTGTCTCACGCCGAAAAGATACCGGCCCCACATCGGCCCGGCATGGGTCACCTGCCCTTTTCCTGCGCCCGCTCATCGATAGGCTATAGTTGAATGACCCGAACTTGCCGGGGCCACCCATCCAGCCGCAAAGGAGGTGTCGCAGATGTCTGAGCAACAGGGTTTTCCACTGTCCCGGCCGGGGCGGTTGTACCTGACCGAGGGCGGAACAGAAACCGAAATCATGTACAAATACGGTTTTGAACTGCCTCACTTTGCCATGTTTCCTCTGCTGGACAACCCGGCAGCAGTAACCAAAATGCGCGATATGTTCCGCTACTACCTTGATGTGGTGGCCAAACATAAGCTGTGTGCATTGATTGGCGGGCTCGACTACCGCGCCAGCCCCGACTGGGGCAAACTGCTGGGCTATTCCGACGCGGGGCTGGCTGAAGCGAACCTGCAATCGATCGACTTTCTGCGCGACGTGGCAGCAGAGTACGCGCATGATATTGAGCAAACCCTGATTCAGGGCCTGATCGGCCCACGGGGTGACGCCTACCAACAGGGCCATACCATCACTGCAGAGGCCGCCGAAGATTACCATGCCATACAGTTAACGACCCTGAAAAAAGCCGGTGTCGACCTCGCGCTGGCGATCACCTTTAACAATGTTGAAGAATCGATCGGCGTCGCCCGGGCAGCGAAAACGATCGGCGTTCCGCTGGCCATCTCCCTGACCCTCAATCGCAACTCAACGCTGGGTGATGGCACGCCACTGGCCGACGCCATTGAACAGATCGATCAGGCCACGGATCACTCTGTCGAATTTTATTCCATCAACTGCTCACACCCCATCGAGTATGAACCGGCCATTGATGGGGGCCCGTGGTTGCAAAGGGTTCGCGGTGTGCGGCCCAATGCCTCGAAAATGGAAAAAGTCGCACTCTGTAAGATCGGCCATCTGGAATCAGGTGACCCGGTTGAACTGGGTGAACAGTGTGGTGAACTGGCAAAACGTTACCCGCATATGGATATCTGGGGCGGTTGCTGTGGCACCTGGGATCAGCATCTGGATCAGATTGCCCTGAATATCCGCAAGGTACACGGGCTCGCCTGATCAACGGAGATAGTGCGCCAGCGCCTCAGGCGTATCGATATCCTGTTCGGCATTGGGCATCGCCAGGGTTTCAATATGCAATGACGGGCTGTAGAGGAGTTGTTTCGCCCCCTTATCTCCCTGCAGAGAGATCAGCTCAGGAAACAACGCACGGCGAAACAACGCCGGTACACCCCTGCGCCCGGCATATTCGGCACAGACCACATCGGCCGGATCAGAGATCAACAATAATCGCTGCAGATCGGTCGTCGTCAGCGCAATCTGATCCGCCAGCAGTATCAGTAACTGATCTGTATCCTCTGGTAACTGGCGAACCGCTTCAGCAATTGAACTGCCCAGTCCCTCCTGCCAATTCGGATTATGAATCAGCGGCAAAGCGGTTACACGCTGCTGCTGTTGCGCTGCAACGATTTCAGCATGCCAGGCGCCACTGACAATCGCCATAAACTCCGCTTGCAGCGGCATTGCCAACTGTATGCTGTGTTCCAGCAGCGCCACGCCGGGTGCGACCTCCGCCAGGAGTTTGCAGCCACCAAAGCGACTGCTGGACCCTGCGGCCATAATCAGCACCGCCAGACTCATGCAGCCTCACTCCGTGGCCGGGACTGGCTGGCTTCACCCAGATGCAACTGGCGATGACACTCGGCCAGAATGGACAAAGCAATACTCTCCGGCAGTTCGCCCCCCAAAGGCATACCTGCAGGGCCGGCCAGCGCTGGCTGCAGCATTGCGGTTTTCAGCCGGGCCTGACGCAACACTTTCTGTTTACGACTGTGCGGCCCGAGCAGTGCCATATATTCCAGCCCGGCCCCGTTAACTGCCTGTAAAGCCGCTGCATCCAGCTCCACATTGTGAGACATCAGCACCGCGGCATTAACCCGGTTCTGGCTGATATAGCCATTCAGGTCAGACACGTTATCACGCAGAATCCTGTCGGCCAGCATGAAATGTTCACGCCGGGCATTGGCCGGCCTCGGGTCCCACAGGCTGACTTCCCAGCCGAGCTGTTTAGCCATTGCGACCAGCGGTTGTGCATCAACGCCGCCCCCTACCACCAGCAGGTGGGGATCCGGATCAATCGCCGTGACCAGCCAGTTCTGGCCTTCACTTTGAGTAATCCGGTGTTTCTGATCGCTGCTTCTGTGCTGATCCAACGGCAAAAAGATGGAGCTCGCCCTGCCTCCATTGACCGGGATCTGCTGGTAATAGAGCCCTGAAACCCGGTTACGCAGGTGTTCATACAACTGATCCAACTGCTGATAATCATTTTCGCGGTCAATCCGGTGCAGCATGATATACACCGTGCCGCCACAACCAATACCGAGTTGAAACGAGAGATCATCCTCATCACTGCCGTCGTAACAGAGCGTCAACGAGCTGCCGGTCTGCATCACTCGCCGGGCATGGGTCTGAATATCCGATTCCAGGCAGCCCCCGCTGAGCATCCCAAACTGCTGACCGAGGCTGTTGAACAGCATCATCGCCCCGGCTTTTCGATAACTCGGGCCTTCGGTGCGGTAAACCGTTCCCAGCACCCAGTCGCATTCATCGCGCTGCGGATACCACTGTTCCAGCAATGCAGAAAGCTGGTTAGCCATGTCAGTTCCTCCTGCCCGCGCCATCAGGACGCGGGCTTTCAGGCTTAAGCGACTTAAGCGGGCGATTTAATCTGAATGGGTAAACGATCAAACGTCTGCCCGGTCAACGCGAAGAGCGCATTCGCCACGGCCGGTGCAATCGGCGGCGTACCGGGCTCACCGACCCCGGTGGGCGGCTCGGCTGAAGGCACAATATGCACCTCGATCTCCGGCATCTGATGAATGCGCAGCACTTCGTAGTCATTAAAGTTGGACTGTACTGCGGCACCGTTTTCCAGTGTGATCTCGCTCATCAATGCAGGCGACAGGCCAAAGCCGATGCCCCCCTCCATTTGTGCTTTGATCACATCCGGGTTAATTGCTAAACCGCAATCCACAGCACAGATGACTTTCACAACGCGGAAAGTTCCATCCTCCGCCAGCGCTACTTCGGCAACCTGAGCCACGTAGGAGTTAAACGATTCGACCACCGCCACCCCCTGAGCATGGCCTTTCGGCAGGGTTTTACCCCAACCGGCTTTTTCCGCCGCCAGTTTAAGTACGCCGCTGTGTCGTGGGTGCGCTTTCAGCAACTCAAGACGCAAGGCAACCGGATCTTTGCCGGCTGCTTTAGCCACCCGGTCCATAAACACTTCGGTAGAAAACGCGGTATGGGTATGCCCGACTGAACGCCACCACTGTACCGGAACCGGTAACTGTACGGTGTGCAGTTCGACCTGCAGGTTATCTACCGCATAAGGCAGGTTGTTTGCCCCCTCAACCGAGGTGGCATCGACCCCATCTTTAATCAGATACTGTTCAAGCACAGTACCGGCACCGATCGACTGACCGACAATCCGCTGTTGCCAGGCAATCAGATTGCCATCGGCATCCAGCCCGCCACGAATACGGTGGAAGTACATCGGTCGATAGTAGCCCTGCCGGGTATCATCTTCACGGGTCCAGACCAGTTTCACCGGCGTTCCCGGACGTTGCCTGGCTATGTTCACACACTCCAGCAGGTAATCGGCATGGGGGTTGGCCCGACGCCCGAAACTACCTCCGGCAAACAGCATATTGATCTTCACCTGTTCCGGTTTAATCTGCAGAAGCGCCGCAATAGTGTACTGGTCGTTGGTCTGCATCTGCTCACCGTTCCAGATCTCGCAACCCCCGGCACTGACTCTGGCCACGCAGTTAAGCGGCTCCATCGCCGCGTGGGCCAGATAAGGAAATTCAAAATCCGCTTCGATCAGGGTCGCAGCATTGTCCAGCCCGGCAACAGCATCACCGTTATTAGTCGCTGTTGCGCCGGGTTTTGCCGCCAGCTCGCGGTACTTCTGCATCAGTTGCGCCGAGCTTTTATTCAGTGCCTGAGACTGATCCCACTCGATGCTGAGCGCATCACGGCCTTTTTTCGCACTCCAGAAATCTATGGCCAGCACCGCAACGCCTGTTGGAATGGCGACAACATCGACCACACCCTTAACCGCTTTAGCAGCCGCGGCGTCAAAGGTTTTCAGGGTGGCGCCAAAACGGGGGGCATGAGCTACCAGTGCGGTGAGCATCCCCTCCAGCTTTAAGTCCTGAGTGAAGATCGCTGTACCATCGGTTTTGCCCTGATCTTTACGTCGCAGACGGGTTTTACCAATCAGGCTGAACGCTTTCGGATCTTTCAGTTTCAGCTCCGATACGTCCGGCACCCGCTGTTGTGCTGCTGCATCGGCCAGTTCTGCAAATCCGGCCTTACGACCGCTCGCCGGATCGGTCACAACCCCCTGCTCAACCCGAATACCGGAAGCCGCTACCTGCCACTGCTCAGCCGCAGCAGCCACCAGCATCGCTTTGGCTGTCGCTCCCGCTATGCGCATCTGTTCAAATGAGTTAGCGATTGCTGAGCTGCCACCGGTACCCTGAGCGCCCCAGTGCAGGTTTTTATAGCGCGCGGCATCGGCCGGAGCGCCTTCGGCAATCACATCATCCCAATTGGCATCCAGCTCCTCAGCCACCAGTGTGGCCAAACCGGTATAACTACCCTGCCCCATCTCCAGATGCTTCATCAGCACCCGGACTTTTCCGTCGTTGCCGATTTTGACAAATGCATTGGGCTGGAATTGACCATCCCCGTTCAGGTGTGACTCTGCTTTCTCTGCGGCAACCGCATTGGGCAACTTCATCGCCAGCGTTAATCCCGCACCGCTACCTGCCACCAGTTTCAGAAAGTTACGTCGGCTGGTCGCAGCCACACCGCGCTGCTGTTTGATTCGATTCAACATATCAACTTACCCCAGCTTTTCTGCCGCCGATTTAATCGCAGCACGGATTCTTGGATAGGTGGCACAGCGGCAGATATTGCCCTGCATGGCGGCATCAATATCCGCATCGGAAGGATTCGGGTTAGACTCGAGCAGTGCTGTAGCCGACATAATCTGGCCGGACTGGCAGTACCCGCACTGGGGTACCTGCAGAGATTCCCAGGCATCCTGCACCACCTTGGCAGCAGACGATTCTACCCCTTCGATGGTGGTGATCTTCATTCCGGCCACCGCCACCACCGGAATCGAACATGAGCGTACCGGATTACCATCGGCGTGCACTGTGCAGGCACCGCACATCGCAATACCGCAACCAAATTTTGTGCCGGTCAGTTCGATATGATCCCTGATCGCCCAGAGCAACGGGGTATCGGGTTCAACATCAAGGGTATGTTCCCTGCCATTCACATTCAGTGTGACGGACATAACACTTGCTCCTGAAAGTTAGCAATTTAGACAATGCCTAATACTATGGCCGCCAGCACAATAATCCGTTATTAAGATTCTCCGAACTATTTGCACAAAACTCCGAACCTTCGCATTATTAATGGAGCATTCCGGGTATTCAGTGCCATAATCCTATGATCTGAATCACTGCTGGGAGAGGCCCGTGCACTATAACTCCAGGCTGGCTGCGACTATTGCCGGTTACTGTCAGAATGAGGGTATTAACGAAACCCCGGTGGCAGGCCTGAACCTATACCAGTTGCATGCCCCGCCTCCCCGGCAACCGGCTATGTATGCCCCGGCTATCTGTATCGTCGCCCAGGGGCGTAAACAGCTCTATTTCGGCGACCAGACCCGCGCTTACGATCCGGATAACTATCTGATCAACTCCGTGTCCATGCCGCTGGAAGCAGAAGTACATGATGTGACTGACGACGCTCCCTACCTGGGCCTGAGTCTGGAGATCGAAAGCTATCTGGTCAGCCAGTTGCTGATTGAGATGGAACTGCAGAATCAGAACACTCCGCCCACCGAAGATATTATTGTTTCCACCGCAGTGAGTGAGCGCCTCAATGACTCAGTGATCCGGCTATTGAATTGTCTCGATAATCCTATGGATACCCGGGTGCTGGCCCCAGCCCTGAAGCGTGAGATTTTTTATGAGGTGCTACGGGGGCCTTTCGGCCATGTACTGAAGAACTGCGTTGCCAACCACAGCGGAGCCCACCGGATTGCCTCAGTGGTGAATTTCATTGAGGAAAACTTTCATCAGCCACTGGATGTGGAGACCATCGCCCGGCATGCAGGGATGAGCAGCTCGACCCTGCATGATCACTTCAAGCAGGTCACGTCCATGTCACCGATGCAGTTTGTTAAAAGCCTGCGCCTACATCAGGCCCACTCGCTGCTGTTAAGCGGGAATGCCGCCAGTGAGACCTCCTATCAGGTCGGTTATAACAGCCCTTCCCAGTTCAGCCGCGAATTCAAACGTTTTTTTGGCGAATCACCCCGCCAGATTCAGGCCGCAGCGGGTTAACCGCCCCGGCCCCTTTTATTCCTGTTGATTCAGACTACTGTGGCGTCAGAAAATGCTGGTTGAGCTGGCCTTCGAGTTCGCGGTTGAAGTGCTCTGCGGATTGCATATGCTGCAACATCAGTTCGCGGGCCTGTTCGGCATCACCGGCTCTGAAGGCACTCAGCAACCGTTTATGGTAGTTCAGGTTGGCACAGGAGAACTCACGCTGCTCCGGCAGCTCTGATTTTTTGAAGAACACCAGATCCCGAATCATGTCGTTAACGAAGCGACCGATAAACTCCAGCATTGAGTTCTGACAGCGACGTGCCAGCACCACGTGAAACTCCAGCTCCGCCACCCGTTGCGCCATCCGCTCTTCAAAGCTGTCCGGTGGTGTTTCACACCGATCCACCAGCGCCTGCAGCTCATCCAGATCTTCGGCGCTCAGGTTCGGCGTCGCCAGTGCCGCAATTTCTGGCTCAATCAGGGTGCGCAAGGCGTAAATTTCGGTTCCGCAGGGTTGTTCGAAGTGGAGGAAGTTGCGCAGTAATTCGCTGGCTTTGCTGAACTCCACCCGCATCAGGACAGCGCCACCGTTAGGGCCGGTCTTAATGCTTATGAGCCCCTGAACTTCAAGTGACTTCAGCGCTTCCCGTACGGTGCCTTTGGAGCATTCAAACTGCTCCATCAGCTCTTTTTCGTTTGGCAGCCGGTCTCCCGGCTGTTTGTTATTAATGGCAACCCAGCGCTTGATCGATTCAACAATCTGATCCGCACGTTTAATACGTTTTGGGCTGGCTAAGGTCTTGTCTTGCATATTGTTTACGTCGAGAAGGTCTGGGTTTCCCATCCTGCCACAGATCAAGGTCTTTATCGATATGGTTGAATTATTATATTTATTACTATAAATAGTAAAAATAGAGTTTAAAAATTCACCAATAACAACGTCTGACACTCAGAACAGGCTATGGAGAAACAAGATGACGGCTACCTCTCATTTCAACTGGGATGACCCTTTACTGCTGGTTCAGCAACTGACCGAGGAGGAGCGACAGATCAGCGACGCTGCCCGGGCGTACTGTCAGGAGCAGTTGCAGCCACGGGTGCTCAGCGCCTACCGTGAAGAGCGGTTTGACCGTGAGATCATGAATGAGATGGGTGAGATGGGCCTGCTCGGTGCCACCGTAGCGGAAGAGTACGGTGGCGCGGGCCTTGGCCATGTCGCCTACGGTCTGGTTGCACGTGAAGTTGAGCGGGTTGATTCCGGTTACCGCTCCGCTATGAGTGTGCAGTCATCACTGGTGATGTATCCGATCGAAGCTTACGGATCAGAAGAGCAGAAACAGAAGTTTTTGCCAAAACTGGCCTCCGGTGAATTTATCGGTTGCTTCGGCCTGACCGAACCGGATCACGGTTCTGACCCGGGTTCCATGAACACCCGCGCGAAAAAAGTCGATGGCGGCTACCTGCTGACAGGGCAAAAAATGTGGATCACCAACAGCCCGATCGCTGATCTCGCGGTGGTCTGGGCCCGCTCTGACGCTCACGAAAACAAGATCCGCGGCTTTATCGTGGAACGCGGCACCGAAGGTTTCTCCACTCCAAAGATTGAAGGCAAGCTAAGCCTGCGCGCGTCGATCACCGGCGAAATTGTGCTGGATGAAGCCTTTGTGCCAGAAGAAAACCTGCTGCCCAACGCCAGCGGCCTGTCCGGCCCCTTTGGCTGCCTCAACAAAGCGCGCTTTGGTATTGCCTGGGGTGCGATGGGCGCTGCAGAATTCTGCTGGCATGCGGCACGCCAGTACACACTGGATCGCAAGCAGTTTAATCGCCCGCTGGCCGCCAACCAGTTAATCCAGCTTAAACTGGCCAATATGCAGACCGAGATCACGCTGGGCCTGCAGGCCGCGCTGCAGGTGGGCCGCCTGATGGACAGCGGCAACTGGGCACCGGAGATGGTATCTCTGATCAAACGCAATAACTGCGGTAAAGCGCTGGATGTTGCGCGCATGGCGCGTGATATGCACGGCGGTAACGGTATCGCAGACGAGTTTGGGGTGATGCGTCACATGGTCAATCTGGAAACGGTGAACACCTACGAGGGTACCCACGATGTCCACGCACTGATTCTGGGGCGTGCACAAACCGGTATTCAGGCTTTCTGTTAACCGTTACGGGGCCAGACTCAGGCTCTGGCCCCACTCTGGAGGATGACCATGGATAAGCCTCTGCAAGGAATACGCGTACTTGATCTGTCACGCATACTCGCAGGCCCCTGGTGCAGTCAGCATCTGGCAGATATGGGTGCTGAGGTGATTAAAGTCGAGCACCCGTCACGGGGGGATGATACCCGCGGCTGGGGGCCTCCTTACCTCAGGGAGACCCATGATGCGGCCTATTATCTCTGCGCAAACCGGGGTAAAAAATCGATCGCGGTAGATATCGCTCAGGAAGAGGGGCAGGCGCTGATTCGTGAACTCTGCCTGCAAAGTGATGTCTTGCTGGAAAACTTTAAGGTGGGTGGCCTTAAGCGTTACGGGCTGGATTACGACAGCCTCCGGGCTATTAACCCGAAACTGATCTACTGCTCGATCACCGGATTCGGTCAGGACGGCCCCTATGCCAACCGCGCCGGATACGATTTCCTGCTGCAGGGCATGGGCGGCCTGATGGGGATCACCGGCAAACCGGACTCAGAACCCGGTGGAGGCCCGGTTAAAGTTGGCGTTGCCGTCACCGATCTGTTTACCGGCATGTATGCAGCAACCTCAATCCTGTCTGCCATTATCGGCCGGCAGCAGACCGGGGAAGGCACCTGGATCGACCTCTCCCTGCTTGATGTTCAGGTTGCGGTGCTCGCCAATCAGGCGATGAACTACCTTACCTCGGGCACCTCTCCCGGCCGTCTGGGAAACGCGCATCCGAATATCGTCCCTTATCAGGCCTTCCCCACGGCCGATGGGCATATCATTCTGGCCGTGGGCAACGACAGTCAGTTCCAGCGATTCTGTCAGGTCGCTGAGGTCAGTGAACTGGCGCAGGACTCACGTTTTGCGACGAATCGTGGCCGGGTGGAAAACCGGAATGAACTGGTGCCTCAGGTAGCCGCTGCCATCGCCCGACGCCCTTCCGCCTTCTGGCTGAAAGCACTGGAAGCCGAGGGTGTACCCTGTGGCCCGATCAACAGTATGGAGGAAGTGTTCGCCGACCCTCAGGTAAAACACCGGGGCGTCGAGATCGAACTTCCGCATCCGCAGGCCGGTCGCGTTAATCTGGTCAGCAATCCGGTACGAATGGATCAGCAACCACAAAACGCCCGCACCGCACCGCCTGCACTCGGTGAACATACCGAATCCGTACTTGCAGAGCTGCTGCCGGATCGGTTGGCCGATATGACCGAGCTGCGCCGTAAAGGCGTGCTGGGCTGAGCGGAATCAACAAAACGCGCCAGCGATAGCGGCGCGTTATTTGAGCCGTCTGGCCTGAGAAGCACACAACTGATAGCATCGACTAACACTTTTCAATATTGTTATTCAGCTACCATGACTTACAACGAAACCATTGCCGAACATGACTATATAGCGCCAATTACCGCTCATAAGATCCGTCAACTTAGCCAACGAGTGACTAAATCGGAAGCGCGGGTCGCGCAGTTTATTCTCCTGAACCTGCATCGCATCGGCTATGAAACCGGCGCCTCGATTGCGGAAAAAGCCGCGGTCAGTCAGATCACTGTGAGTCGGTTTCTGAAAAAAGCAGGATATAAGGGGATCGCAGCGCTCAAGGCTGAAGTTCAGAAGGAGCAGTTGCCGCTGGACGGATCAGAAGGCCGACGTCAGGATCAGGAGATCCACAGCCAATATGCTGCACAGATGCAACGGGACGCTGAATCGCTGGTCAGCCTCTATAAACAGTTCGGCACACCAGCCTGGGAGCGGTTAGTAGACTGCGTGTTTGAAGCCAACCGGGTCTATGTCACGGGTTTTCAGGCCATTCGCGGGGCCGCCGAGGATCTATACCGTCATCTGGCACTGGCCCGCAACGATGTTTATTATCTGTCCCCACACGATGGCATGCTGGCTGAACTGCTACCTTCAAAAAAGCCTCAGTCTGATGAGAAAATTACCATTATCCTCATCGATATAGCCCCCTATGCTGCGGATAACCAAACCCTCTGCAAACTCACTAAAGAGTTAGGTATCGAGCTTGTTGTGATCAGTGATGAATTTTGCCACTGGACCAAACTCTACACAGAACATGTAATCTATGCGCGCTGCCAGACCGGTTTGTTTGCCGAGTCCTCATGGGGCGTCGTGCTGGCTGCCAATGCCCTGGTCAACGCCATCGCCCAACGAGATCCGGAACATAGCGCAGAGCGCTACCGGGTTTGGGGAGAACGTACAAAAGCACTGAATCTTTTTTGGTAAACAGACTTTCTATCTACCCAATTAAAACACTCAGTATGGCTAATTGATTGAAATTAATACCTATTCAAGAATGTTAGATAAGTAACATTTTCTGATATTGTGATTTAAATACAGATCTCTAACACTAAAAACCACAGCTCGGGATTGATGCCCGGATCCCCAGGATTCGCCGGCAGCCCTTGATGGTTCGCAGAAAAACAATAACACCGGAGATCAATATGCAGTTTAAGAAAACCAGCCTTAGCGCCTTACTTTCCCTGGCCCTCGCCTCCTCTCCTACCGTTTCAGCCACTGAACAGGTACTCAACGTATACAACTGGTGGGATTACATCACGCCGGGTGCAGTTGAAGAATTTCAGGCGAAAACCGGTATCAAGGTTAATTACGATGTCTATGACTCCAACGAAATTCTTGAAGCCAAACTAATGTCGGGCGGAAGCGGTTATGACATTGTTGTGCCAAGCGCAAACTTTCTCGAACGTCAGGCGAAATCCGGCGTCTATTCCAGGCTCGATCGAAGCCAATTGAAGAACTATTCCAATCTCGATCCGGCTCTGATGAAACAGATCGAAGGCCACGACCCGGGAAATACGTATGCTGTACCTTACACCTGGGGAACCCTTGGATTGGCTTACAATGTGGATATGCTCAAACAACGTCTGGGGGATATGCCACTGGACAGCTACGACCTCCTGTTCAAACCTGAGGTTGCAGCCAAATTACAGGACTGCGGTATCGGTCTGGTGGACTCCCCCGCCGAAGTGATGGCGCTGGCCCTCAACTACCTGGGTCTGGACCCGAACAGTGAACGCAAAGAGGATCTGAAGCAGGCAACCGACCTGCTCAATTCAGTTCGCTCAAGTTACAAGCACTTCAATACCGGCAATATACAGGCTGACCTGATCAACGGCGACCTCTGTCTCGGCCTGGGCTACAGCGGCGATATGCTGCAGGCTCAGGGCCGGGCCGACGAAGCCAAAACAGGCGTTACTCTGGAATACCTGATCCCTAAAGAGGGTACTATCGCCTGGTTTGATCTGGTTGCTATCCCGGCTGACGCGCCTAACAAAGAAGCCGCTCACAAGTTCATCGACTTTCTTCTGGAACCGGAAACCGGTGCAGGCCTCTCCAACTACGTTTACTACGCGGTGCCCAATACCAGGATAGCCCCGCTGGTGGAGCCGGAGATTCTCAATAACCCAGCGGTTTATCCAACAGAAGAGATCAAATCAAAGTTGTTTACGCAGCAAGCACACAGCCAGAAATATGATCGCCTGCTCAGCCGTGCCTGGTCCAACATTAAAACCGGCCGCTAAGCCCTCTTAATCCCTGGCCGTTCCCCGGCCAGGTAGCAAAACATTCACCCGACCCTGAATAACTCTGGTTGAAGCAACCGGGATCATGCGACCAGTGGTCGGTCGCTTAAGGTAAATCACATGGTACAAATCGTCACCACGCAACAGGTTGAAGGAATTATCCATTCGCAACTGGGTATTAGCCGCGCCAACTGGGAAGAACCAAGCATGATGGCCTATAGCCATCTGCATATGGACCGGATGATGCCGCTTACTCTGCTGGAGCCGGGCCCACACACTCAACAGCTACCACGCACCACCCTGCCACTTAACATCTCCGACATGCTGTTCACTGATCCGTTTAATAACCGACCGATGAATGGTGAACAATTCCTCGACCGCCGCTTGTATAACGATGCTCTGCTGGTGTTCCACCGAGGTCAGGTGATCCATGAATCTTATCGTAATGGTATGCACCCTGATGATCATCATCTGCAGCATTCCACCACCAAGTCCTTTATGGCCATGCTGGTAGGCATTGCCATTGATGAGGGTCAGATGTCAGCGGATGCACCGTTCACAACTTATATGCCAGAGCTGAAAGATTTTCCGGCATGGCAGGAAGTGACCCTGCAACATGTCCTCGATATGGCTGTCGGCGTGGACTACCACGAAGATTACTCACGGGACGATTGTCCCTTCTTCCCTTACGCCCGTGCCGTCGGTTACTACCCGACAGAACCCGGAGAAGAACCGATCGGGACTAAAGCCTGGATGCTGGAAAACCTGATTAACCCAGTCAGCACTCCCGGTACTCGGTTCAACTACTGTTCCCCCCTGACCAACGCTCTGGGTATGGCCGTTGCCAACGCATACCAG encodes the following:
- a CDS encoding FadR/GntR family transcriptional regulator, producing MQDKTLASPKRIKRADQIVESIKRWVAINNKQPGDRLPNEKELMEQFECSKGTVREALKSLEVQGLISIKTGPNGGAVLMRVEFSKASELLRNFLHFEQPCGTEIYALRTLIEPEIAALATPNLSAEDLDELQALVDRCETPPDSFEERMAQRVAELEFHVVLARRCQNSMLEFIGRFVNDMIRDLVFFKKSELPEQREFSCANLNYHKRLLSAFRAGDAEQARELMLQHMQSAEHFNRELEGQLNQHFLTPQ
- a CDS encoding CaiB/BaiF CoA transferase family protein, whose protein sequence is MDKPLQGIRVLDLSRILAGPWCSQHLADMGAEVIKVEHPSRGDDTRGWGPPYLRETHDAAYYLCANRGKKSIAVDIAQEEGQALIRELCLQSDVLLENFKVGGLKRYGLDYDSLRAINPKLIYCSITGFGQDGPYANRAGYDFLLQGMGGLMGITGKPDSEPGGGPVKVGVAVTDLFTGMYAATSILSAIIGRQQTGEGTWIDLSLLDVQVAVLANQAMNYLTSGTSPGRLGNAHPNIVPYQAFPTADGHIILAVGNDSQFQRFCQVAEVSELAQDSRFATNRGRVENRNELVPQVAAAIARRPSAFWLKALEAEGVPCGPINSMEEVFADPQVKHRGVEIELPHPQAGRVNLVSNPVRMDQQPQNARTAPPALGEHTESVLAELLPDRLADMTELRRKGVLG
- a CDS encoding serine hydrolase domain-containing protein is translated as MVQIVTTQQVEGIIHSQLGISRANWEEPSMMAYSHLHMDRMMPLTLLEPGPHTQQLPRTTLPLNISDMLFTDPFNNRPMNGEQFLDRRLYNDALLVFHRGQVIHESYRNGMHPDDHHLQHSTTKSFMAMLVGIAIDEGQMSADAPFTTYMPELKDFPAWQEVTLQHVLDMAVGVDYHEDYSRDDCPFFPYARAVGYYPTEPGEEPIGTKAWMLENLINPVSTPGTRFNYCSPLTNALGMAVANAYQRPCLELIEEKLYQRVGCAEPAWVNTDGHGVPIMEGQMSLTLEDFTRWALLMLNQGRNLNGDQVIPEAFIHDTVAIRESSRQAFSGDPLSTLFANGQYRNQFWVLNPEQHQFSMLGIHGQFAWYDLNRELMICGYGSYPVQDEPLLNIILNQLWSRIAEATDNR
- a CDS encoding MurR/RpiR family transcriptional regulator, encoding MTYNETIAEHDYIAPITAHKIRQLSQRVTKSEARVAQFILLNLHRIGYETGASIAEKAAVSQITVSRFLKKAGYKGIAALKAEVQKEQLPLDGSEGRRQDQEIHSQYAAQMQRDAESLVSLYKQFGTPAWERLVDCVFEANRVYVTGFQAIRGAAEDLYRHLALARNDVYYLSPHDGMLAELLPSKKPQSDEKITIILIDIAPYAADNQTLCKLTKELGIELVVISDEFCHWTKLYTEHVIYARCQTGLFAESSWGVVLAANALVNAIAQRDPEHSAERYRVWGERTKALNLFW
- a CDS encoding polyamine ABC transporter substrate-binding protein; protein product: MQFKKTSLSALLSLALASSPTVSATEQVLNVYNWWDYITPGAVEEFQAKTGIKVNYDVYDSNEILEAKLMSGGSGYDIVVPSANFLERQAKSGVYSRLDRSQLKNYSNLDPALMKQIEGHDPGNTYAVPYTWGTLGLAYNVDMLKQRLGDMPLDSYDLLFKPEVAAKLQDCGIGLVDSPAEVMALALNYLGLDPNSERKEDLKQATDLLNSVRSSYKHFNTGNIQADLINGDLCLGLGYSGDMLQAQGRADEAKTGVTLEYLIPKEGTIAWFDLVAIPADAPNKEAAHKFIDFLLEPETGAGLSNYVYYAVPNTRIAPLVEPEILNNPAVYPTEEIKSKLFTQQAHSQKYDRLLSRAWSNIKTGR
- a CDS encoding acyl-CoA dehydrogenase; protein product: MTATSHFNWDDPLLLVQQLTEEERQISDAARAYCQEQLQPRVLSAYREERFDREIMNEMGEMGLLGATVAEEYGGAGLGHVAYGLVAREVERVDSGYRSAMSVQSSLVMYPIEAYGSEEQKQKFLPKLASGEFIGCFGLTEPDHGSDPGSMNTRAKKVDGGYLLTGQKMWITNSPIADLAVVWARSDAHENKIRGFIVERGTEGFSTPKIEGKLSLRASITGEIVLDEAFVPEENLLPNASGLSGPFGCLNKARFGIAWGAMGAAEFCWHAARQYTLDRKQFNRPLAANQLIQLKLANMQTEITLGLQAALQVGRLMDSGNWAPEMVSLIKRNNCGKALDVARMARDMHGGNGIADEFGVMRHMVNLETVNTYEGTHDVHALILGRAQTGIQAFC